The genomic region CTGCGGCCTGGTCCCGCCCTACGCCAAGATCGGCGTGTTCGAGCTCAACGAGAACATCTGCACCCCGCCGCTGACCGGAGGTGGCCGATGATCCACCGCGCCCTCGTCCTCGCCTGTGTGACCGCCCTGTTGCTGAGCGCCTCCCTGGTCTGGCTCCAGGGCGGTTCCGGCGGCACCACGGCCACCGCGTTCTTCACCCGCACCGTCGGGCTGTACCCGGGTTCGGAGGTGCGGGTGCTCGGCGTGCCGGTGGGCAGGGTGCGCGCGGTGACCCCGGAGGGCGAGCGGGTGCGGGTGCGCTTCGAGCTCGACCGCGGCATCCGGGTCCCGGCCGAGGCCAGGGCGGTGGTGATCGCGCCCAGCCTGGTCAGCGACCGCTACCTCCAGCTCACCCCCGCCTACGAGCAGGGCCCGGAACTGGCAACCGGCGCGGAGATCCCGCTGGCACGCACCGCGATCCCGGTCGAGCTGGACGAGCTGCTCGGCAACGTCGGCGAGCTCAGCCGGGCACTGGGCCCCGAAGGCGCCAACCGCGGCGGCGCGCTCTCCGACCTGCTGGACACCGCCGCGGCCAACCTCAAGGGCAACGGGGCCAAGGTCAATGCCACCGTCAAGGACCTGGCCGCCGCCGCGGAGACCCTGAACCGCTCCCGCAAGGACCTGTTCGGCACCGTGGACGGCCTGCGCAAGTTCACCGCCGCCCTGGTCGCCTCCGACGGCCAGCTCCGCGCCTTCAACACCCGGCTGGCCTCGGTCAGCGGGCACCTGGCGGCCGAACGCGAACAGCTCGGCGGCGCACTGGAGGCGCTGGCCGGGGCGATGGTGGACGTCAAGGAGTTCATCACCGCCAACCAGGACCGCCTCAAGTCCACAGTGGACAAGCTGGCCAGCGTGACCAAGGTGCTGGTGGACCAGCGGGCCGCGCTGGCCGAGGTGCTCGACGTGGCCCCGCTGGCCGCCACCAACTACCTCAACAGC from Crossiella sp. CA-258035 harbors:
- a CDS encoding MCE family protein, which encodes MIHRALVLACVTALLLSASLVWLQGGSGGTTATAFFTRTVGLYPGSEVRVLGVPVGRVRAVTPEGERVRVRFELDRGIRVPAEARAVVIAPSLVSDRYLQLTPAYEQGPELATGAEIPLARTAIPVELDELLGNVGELSRALGPEGANRGGALSDLLDTAAANLKGNGAKVNATVKDLAAAAETLNRSRKDLFGTVDGLRKFTAALVASDGQLRAFNTRLASVSGHLAAEREQLGGALEALAGAMVDVKEFITANQDRLKSTVDKLASVTKVLVDQRAALAEVLDVAPLAATNYLNSYDAASGTFAVRGAINELTYPPVLLLCRVIQAGTPKQLPKLLGDACAQLAPLLDGVLKLPSPAEILAGLQQGRLPKLPLLGGR